From one Longimicrobium sp. genomic stretch:
- the pyk gene encoding pyruvate kinase — MVRRTKIVCTLGPSSWSPERIRALIEAGMDVARINFSHGELERHAETIRNVREVSRQCGRPIAVLGDLQGPKIRVGVLPEPVELKPGDRVIFAPEAVAGPGELPTTFAELAEDVEVGEVVLLADGLMELIVEEVESPRVAMRVIHGGELTSNKGINLPTTRISVPSLTPKDLRDLEFALEQKVDYIALSFVRSAEDVLDLARRIPKGGPLVVVKVEKGLALQNLQAIVDAAAVAMVARGDLGVELPFEQVPLAQKRMIQLCNVSSRPVITATQMLESMIENPRPTRAEASDVANAIIDGTDAVMLSAETATGRFPIQAVQAMARIAQEIENSHILEAGPHYDFPLERHDGEITTARAIAGATVEAVRRLQAPLILTFTSSGSTARVVSSFRPPVPILALTDTERTYNQLGLVWGVIPILCTPESTFEENLACGREEAVKRGLAKRGDRVVVTAGYPMHVPGTTNLLQVEVI; from the coding sequence ATGGTTCGACGCACCAAGATCGTCTGCACGCTGGGCCCGTCGTCGTGGTCTCCCGAGCGCATCCGCGCGCTGATCGAGGCCGGGATGGACGTGGCGCGCATCAACTTCTCGCACGGCGAGCTGGAGCGGCACGCCGAGACCATCCGCAACGTGCGCGAGGTGTCGCGGCAGTGCGGCCGCCCCATCGCCGTGCTCGGTGATCTCCAGGGCCCCAAGATCCGCGTGGGCGTGCTTCCCGAGCCCGTGGAGCTGAAGCCGGGCGACCGCGTGATCTTCGCGCCCGAGGCCGTGGCCGGGCCGGGCGAGCTCCCCACCACCTTCGCCGAGCTGGCCGAGGACGTGGAGGTGGGCGAGGTGGTGCTGCTGGCCGACGGGCTGATGGAGCTGATCGTCGAGGAGGTGGAATCACCCCGCGTGGCCATGCGCGTGATCCACGGCGGCGAGCTGACCTCGAACAAGGGGATCAATCTCCCGACGACGCGCATCTCCGTTCCCTCGCTGACCCCGAAGGACCTGCGCGACCTGGAGTTCGCGCTGGAGCAGAAGGTGGACTACATCGCCCTCTCCTTCGTGCGCTCGGCCGAGGACGTGCTGGACCTGGCGCGCCGCATCCCGAAGGGCGGCCCGCTCGTCGTGGTGAAGGTGGAGAAGGGGCTGGCGCTGCAGAACCTGCAGGCGATCGTCGACGCCGCCGCGGTGGCGATGGTGGCGCGCGGGGACCTGGGCGTGGAGCTGCCGTTCGAGCAGGTGCCGCTGGCGCAGAAGCGGATGATCCAGCTGTGCAACGTCAGCAGCCGCCCGGTGATCACCGCCACGCAGATGCTGGAGAGCATGATCGAGAACCCGCGCCCCACGCGCGCGGAGGCCTCGGACGTGGCCAATGCCATCATCGACGGCACCGACGCGGTGATGCTCTCCGCCGAGACGGCTACGGGGCGCTTCCCCATCCAGGCGGTGCAGGCGATGGCGCGCATCGCCCAGGAGATCGAGAACTCGCACATCCTGGAGGCGGGCCCGCACTACGACTTCCCGCTGGAGCGCCACGACGGCGAGATCACCACCGCGCGGGCGATCGCCGGCGCCACGGTGGAGGCGGTGCGCCGGCTGCAGGCGCCGCTGATCCTGACCTTCACCAGCAGCGGGAGCACGGCGCGCGTGGTCTCCTCCTTCCGTCCCCCGGTGCCGATCCTGGCGCTGACCGACACCGAGCGCACCTACAACCAGCTCGGCCTGGTGTGGGGGGTGATCCCCATCCTGTGCACCCCCGAGTCGACGTTCGAGGAGAACCTGGCGTGCGGCCGCGAGGAGGCGGTCAAGCGCGGCCTGGCCAAGCGCGGCGACCGCGTGGTGGTGACCGCCGGCTATCCGATGCACGTGCCGGGGACGACGAATCTCCTGCAGGTCGAGGTGATCTAA
- a CDS encoding amino acid adenylation domain-containing protein: MTELPDRFAGLSRAKRALLEMMLSRGATAGAIPRAPDGPVPLTREQRRLWFLHRMAPDAAVYTIPIGYRIRGDLSPAALEAALRGLVARHDALRMTFGEADGEPVQVTQPEPDFGWEIANISDLPESEREAETLRLVGEYAARPFDLARGPLLRALLVRVAAREHVLVVALHHIAGDGWSTAILRRELGILYAAELAGTAPDLPPLPARFRDFASWQRKALDERALAADVEHWRRELDGAPHVFEIIPDLPRPPLQGYGGAKAAADLSPDLTASLRALARREGTTPFAVFAAAWAAVLHRHADADDFLLGTLVANRWTPEIEGMVGFFANTVPLRFRLGGAPTVREAIRRAHRGVVGATERARLPFDRTVEIAGARREPSRPPLVQSLVVYGDHAAVPPAFPGAEMAFEVVDTGTSPFDMTLLAEEMGGRLHLELQFSAALYEPATAARLLRRLQAMLAGFVADANQPLAAVAIHDAGEVQRITEDWNRTESPIPAGCIHHAFERIARERPDTIAIEFGADVSVTYGELNARANRIAHRLRRLGARPEARVGVCMQRTPDLVAALLGVMKSGAAYVGLDPTHPPARVAAVLRGAGAAAVLTDAASRGALEDARGVMAIALDAADLSRESAADPDVPLAPENLAYVITTSGSTGGPKGVEIEHRSGVALLDWVRRTVAEEDRARVLAHSTVTFDPTLMEMWGPLSWGGALVLTGGPLEAIPAGREPRLAFMVTSVAAEMLRERRFPATVRVLMIGGEAVPLALARALYATGVVERVIDVYGPTEDTTYSTAWEIPREVRRMSIGAPVSNGRAYVLDAELRPSPIGVAGEIWLAGAGVARGYAGRPALTAESFRPDPYGPPGSRMYRTLDAGRWLDDGTLEHLGRRDAQVKVRGVRIETAEVETALAAHPSVAEAAVDARGEGESRRLAAWLVAKEDEARPTAAELRQHLRERLPDAMVPAAFAWLAALPRTTSGKVDRRALPDAPADETAAGRATQPRSPLEAKLAAIWADVLGMERVGIHDDFFDLGGHSIIAARLAARVRSELEMEMPLAAVLHAPTVARLAGALTGGRAQSKPPLIPLHLPAHADDARPPLFLAPPGGGHVVCYHHLAGLLGADQPVYGLQARGTDDGLMPLETVPEIAAYFAAAVRELQPEGPYLLGGWSFGGLVAWEMGRQMRAAGYDVAMVALLDTGVPTPRDRAGDALDHARVLQRIVADLIGWAAASLVRIEKIRHLPHREQATEAVRVVKSPKLLPASRVDEVLTLTRVRRANLGALVDYDPPAYDGHLTYVRTAASERALPRDGAVEYWSSRALGGTTVHRMGGSHGTILQHPFVEDLAVRLAGSIAAALGDAVATAAAGG; the protein is encoded by the coding sequence ATGACCGAGCTTCCGGACCGCTTCGCCGGCCTTTCGCGGGCCAAGCGCGCGCTGCTGGAGATGATGCTGTCGCGCGGCGCCACGGCGGGTGCCATCCCCCGCGCGCCCGACGGCCCGGTGCCGCTGACGCGCGAGCAGCGCCGGCTCTGGTTCCTCCACCGCATGGCGCCGGACGCCGCCGTCTACACCATCCCCATCGGCTACCGCATCCGCGGCGATCTGTCTCCCGCCGCGCTGGAGGCGGCGCTGCGCGGACTGGTGGCGCGGCACGACGCGCTGCGGATGACGTTCGGCGAGGCGGACGGCGAGCCGGTGCAGGTCACGCAGCCGGAGCCGGACTTCGGCTGGGAGATCGCCAACATCTCCGATCTCCCCGAGTCCGAGCGCGAGGCGGAGACGCTGCGGCTCGTGGGCGAGTACGCCGCGCGGCCGTTCGACCTGGCGCGCGGGCCGCTGCTGCGCGCGCTGCTCGTCCGCGTCGCCGCGCGCGAGCACGTGCTGGTGGTTGCGCTCCACCACATCGCGGGGGACGGGTGGTCGACGGCGATCCTGCGGCGAGAGCTGGGCATCCTCTACGCCGCCGAGCTGGCGGGGACGGCGCCCGATCTCCCCCCGCTCCCGGCGCGGTTCCGCGACTTCGCGTCGTGGCAGCGCAAGGCGCTGGACGAGCGCGCGCTGGCGGCGGACGTGGAGCACTGGCGCCGCGAGCTGGACGGCGCGCCGCACGTCTTCGAGATCATCCCCGACCTCCCCCGCCCGCCGCTGCAGGGGTATGGCGGCGCGAAGGCGGCCGCGGATCTCTCCCCCGACCTCACCGCCAGCCTGCGCGCGCTGGCCCGGCGCGAGGGGACAACGCCGTTCGCCGTCTTCGCCGCCGCGTGGGCGGCGGTGCTGCACCGCCACGCGGACGCGGACGACTTCCTCCTCGGCACCCTGGTGGCCAACCGCTGGACGCCGGAGATCGAGGGGATGGTCGGCTTCTTCGCCAACACCGTCCCCCTGCGCTTCCGGCTGGGCGGCGCGCCGACGGTGCGCGAGGCCATCCGCCGCGCGCACCGCGGCGTGGTGGGCGCCACCGAGCGAGCGCGGCTGCCGTTCGACCGCACGGTGGAGATCGCCGGCGCGCGGCGCGAGCCTTCGCGGCCACCGCTGGTGCAGTCGCTGGTCGTCTACGGCGACCACGCCGCCGTGCCGCCCGCCTTTCCCGGCGCGGAGATGGCGTTCGAGGTGGTCGACACCGGCACCTCGCCGTTCGACATGACGCTGCTGGCCGAGGAGATGGGCGGCCGGCTGCACCTGGAGCTGCAGTTCTCCGCTGCCCTCTACGAGCCGGCGACCGCCGCGCGCCTCCTCCGCCGCCTGCAGGCGATGCTCGCCGGCTTCGTCGCGGACGCCAATCAGCCGCTCGCCGCGGTGGCGATCCACGACGCGGGCGAGGTCCAGCGCATCACGGAGGACTGGAACCGCACGGAATCCCCCATCCCCGCCGGGTGCATCCACCACGCGTTCGAGCGGATCGCCCGCGAGCGGCCGGATACGATCGCCATCGAGTTCGGCGCGGACGTGTCGGTGACGTACGGTGAGCTGAACGCGCGCGCGAACCGCATCGCCCACCGCCTGCGCCGTCTCGGAGCCAGGCCGGAGGCGCGCGTGGGTGTCTGCATGCAACGCACGCCGGATCTCGTGGCCGCGCTGCTGGGGGTGATGAAGAGCGGCGCCGCGTACGTCGGGCTCGATCCCACGCACCCGCCGGCGCGCGTGGCGGCGGTGCTGCGCGGCGCGGGGGCGGCGGCCGTGCTCACCGACGCCGCCTCGCGCGGGGCGCTGGAGGACGCGCGCGGGGTGATGGCCATCGCCCTGGACGCGGCCGACCTGTCGCGCGAGAGCGCGGCGGACCCGGACGTCCCCCTCGCGCCGGAGAACCTGGCCTACGTCATCACCACCTCGGGATCCACCGGCGGCCCCAAGGGGGTGGAGATCGAGCATCGCAGCGGCGTGGCCCTGCTGGACTGGGTGCGGCGGACGGTGGCGGAAGAGGACCGCGCGCGCGTGCTCGCCCACAGCACCGTCACCTTCGATCCCACGCTGATGGAGATGTGGGGACCGCTGTCGTGGGGCGGCGCGCTGGTGCTCACCGGCGGCCCGCTCGAGGCGATCCCCGCGGGCCGCGAGCCGCGCCTGGCGTTCATGGTCACCTCGGTCGCGGCGGAGATGCTGCGCGAGCGGCGCTTTCCCGCCACCGTGCGGGTGCTGATGATCGGCGGCGAGGCGGTCCCCCTCGCGCTCGCCCGCGCCCTGTACGCGACGGGGGTGGTGGAGCGGGTGATCGACGTCTACGGGCCGACGGAGGACACCACCTACTCGACCGCGTGGGAGATCCCGCGCGAGGTGCGGCGGATGTCCATCGGCGCGCCCGTTTCCAACGGCCGCGCGTACGTGCTCGACGCGGAGCTGCGCCCGTCGCCCATCGGCGTCGCGGGGGAGATCTGGCTGGCCGGCGCGGGGGTGGCGCGGGGGTACGCGGGGCGGCCGGCGCTGACCGCGGAGAGCTTCCGCCCCGATCCGTACGGGCCGCCGGGGTCGCGGATGTACCGCACGCTCGACGCGGGGCGGTGGCTGGACGACGGCACGCTGGAGCACCTGGGCCGCCGCGACGCGCAGGTGAAGGTGCGCGGCGTGCGCATCGAGACGGCCGAGGTGGAGACGGCGCTGGCCGCGCACCCGTCCGTGGCCGAGGCCGCGGTCGACGCGCGCGGCGAGGGCGAGTCGCGGCGGCTGGCCGCCTGGCTGGTGGCGAAGGAGGACGAGGCGCGGCCGACGGCGGCGGAGCTGCGCCAGCACCTTCGCGAGCGGCTGCCCGACGCGATGGTGCCGGCCGCGTTCGCCTGGCTAGCCGCGCTCCCCCGCACCACCAGCGGCAAGGTCGACCGCCGCGCCCTCCCCGACGCCCCCGCGGACGAGACGGCGGCGGGGCGGGCGACGCAGCCGCGCTCGCCGCTGGAGGCGAAGCTCGCGGCGATCTGGGCCGACGTGCTGGGGATGGAGCGCGTGGGGATCCACGACGACTTCTTCGACCTGGGCGGCCACTCGATCATCGCCGCGCGGCTGGCGGCGCGCGTGCGCTCGGAGCTGGAGATGGAGATGCCGCTGGCCGCCGTCCTCCACGCGCCGACGGTCGCGCGGCTGGCGGGCGCGCTGACCGGCGGGCGCGCGCAGAGCAAGCCGCCCCTCATCCCCCTCCATCTCCCGGCGCACGCGGACGACGCGCGGCCGCCGCTCTTCCTGGCGCCGCCGGGGGGCGGCCACGTGGTGTGCTATCACCATCTCGCCGGGCTGCTGGGCGCGGACCAGCCGGTGTACGGGCTGCAGGCGCGGGGGACGGACGACGGGCTGATGCCGCTGGAGACGGTCCCGGAGATCGCCGCGTACTTCGCCGCGGCCGTGCGCGAGTTGCAGCCGGAGGGGCCGTACCTGCTGGGCGGATGGTCGTTCGGCGGGCTGGTGGCGTGGGAGATGGGGCGGCAGATGCGCGCCGCGGGGTACGACGTGGCGATGGTGGCGCTGCTCGACACCGGCGTTCCCACCCCGCGCGACCGGGCCGGCGATGCGCTGGACCACGCGCGCGTCCTCCAGCGCATCGTGGCGGACCTGATCGGCTGGGCCGCCGCGTCGCTGGTGCGGATCGAGAAGATCCGCCATCTCCCCCACCGCGAGCAGGCGACCGAGGCGGTGCGGGTGGTGAAGTCGCCGAAGCTCCTCCCCGCGTCGCGGGTGGACGAGGTGCTGACGCTCACCCGCGTGCGGCGCGCGAACCTGGGCGCGCTGGTGGACTACGATCCCCCCGCGTACGACGGGCACCTGACGTACGTGCGCACCGCGGCCAGCGAGCGCGCGCTTCCCCGCGACGGCGCGGTGGAGTACTGGAGCTCGCGCGCGCTGGGGGGGACGACGGTGCACCGCATGGGGGGGAGCCATGGGACCATCCTCCAGCATCCGTTCGTGGAGGACCTGGCGGTGCGCCTGGCCGGCTCCATCGCCGCCGCGCTGGGCGACGCCGTGGCCACCGCCGCCGCCGGGGGCTGA
- a CDS encoding type II toxin-antitoxin system VapC family toxin encodes MVFWDTSALVKAYTVEPGTPTVQAALQALVRRSSVTPFVALETLTVLSKLLRSGTFSAADYNRARLEFHRDYPRRFVRLGVRRHVRSHALSLAEKHRKAGVGALDILHLACALDVKARAHPRPAVFAVADGPLRRIATLEGVRTFDPEAQSVSDLMRALR; translated from the coding sequence ATGGTGTTCTGGGACACGAGCGCGCTCGTCAAGGCGTATACGGTCGAGCCCGGGACCCCAACGGTGCAGGCGGCCCTGCAGGCTCTTGTGCGCAGATCCTCCGTGACCCCGTTCGTCGCGCTGGAGACGCTCACCGTGCTGTCCAAGCTGTTGCGGAGCGGCACCTTTTCCGCGGCGGACTACAACCGGGCGCGGCTGGAATTCCACCGCGACTATCCGCGGCGGTTCGTCCGCCTGGGCGTGAGGCGCCATGTCCGCAGCCACGCGCTGAGCCTGGCGGAGAAGCATCGCAAGGCTGGCGTTGGCGCGCTGGACATCCTCCATCTCGCCTGCGCGCTGGACGTGAAGGCTCGGGCGCATCCCCGCCCCGCCGTGTTCGCCGTGGCGGACGGGCCGCTGCGGCGGATCGCCACGCTCGAAGGGGTGCGCACCTTCGACCCCGAGGCGCAGTCCGTCTCCGACCTCATGCGGGCTCTTCGTTAG
- a CDS encoding Hsp20/alpha crystallin family protein yields the protein MPLIRTNRSLAPLDEMTQVTNRLRRLFDTPFDLELFPQPVGWLPAVEITEMAEELLLTAELPGMTKEDVELFVENNVLTLRGEKKQEWTEDDRDRRVHLWERTYGTFTRAFTLPREVEAEKIRAEFLDGVLTLHLPKTEKAMGRKIEITAM from the coding sequence ATGCCGCTGATCCGCACCAATCGCAGCCTTGCGCCGCTCGACGAGATGACGCAGGTGACCAACCGCCTGCGCCGCCTCTTCGACACGCCGTTCGACCTGGAGCTGTTCCCGCAGCCGGTGGGGTGGCTTCCCGCCGTGGAGATCACGGAGATGGCCGAGGAGCTGCTGCTGACGGCGGAGCTGCCGGGGATGACGAAGGAGGACGTGGAGCTCTTCGTGGAGAACAACGTCCTGACCCTGCGCGGCGAGAAGAAGCAGGAGTGGACCGAGGACGACCGCGACCGCAGGGTGCACCTGTGGGAGCGCACCTACGGCACCTTCACCCGCGCGTTCACGCTGCCGCGCGAGGTGGAGGCCGAGAAGATCCGGGCCGAGTTCCTCGACGGCGTGCTGACGCTGCACCTGCCCAAGACCGAGAAGGCCATGGGCCGCAAGATCGAGATCACGGCGATGTGA
- a CDS encoding CBS domain-containing protein, translating into MKARDLMSTEPVAVTPGDPLLRAACAMRDLNVGMVPVVDSREEMHAVGVITDRDIVVRHVAAGHQHACTCGHVMSRAPLVCVAPDASIGDVMRRMAVHRVRRVLVIAHGRLVGVVSAADILARERRVAPDFVEKVLEQIAEPELASV; encoded by the coding sequence ATGAAGGCGAGAGACCTGATGAGCACCGAGCCGGTGGCGGTGACGCCGGGCGACCCGCTGCTCCGCGCCGCCTGCGCCATGCGCGACCTGAACGTGGGGATGGTGCCGGTGGTCGACAGCCGCGAGGAGATGCACGCCGTGGGCGTGATCACCGACCGCGACATCGTGGTGCGCCACGTGGCCGCGGGGCACCAGCACGCCTGCACCTGCGGCCACGTGATGTCGCGCGCGCCGCTGGTGTGCGTTGCCCCCGACGCGTCCATCGGCGACGTGATGCGGCGGATGGCGGTGCACCGCGTGCGCCGCGTGCTGGTGATCGCCCACGGGCGGCTCGTCGGCGTTGTGTCCGCGGCCGACATCCTGGCGCGCGAGCGGCGCGTGGCCCCCGACTTCGTGGAGAAGGTGCTGGAGCAGATCGCCGAGCCGGAGCTGGCTTCGGTGTGA
- a CDS encoding MBL fold metallo-hydrolase has translation MILRFLGTGTSFGVPVIGCRCAVCHSADPRDKRTRHAALLVDGERRLLVDTPPELRLQLVAAGVRDVDAVYYTHTHADHVHGVDDLRVFSERGGHALDVWAHEQDAAVLASRFGYVFDASIRPIEGTSKPEAELHYYRSYEPLEIAGFSLLPLPVPHGYAKVHGFRCGDLGYITDAKLLPPRTEEALRGVRVLVLNALWFDTPHPTHFSVQEACETAARLGAERTYLTHLSHRTSAAELDERLPPGVFAAYDGLDVEV, from the coding sequence ATGATCCTCCGCTTCCTCGGCACCGGCACCTCGTTCGGCGTGCCGGTGATCGGGTGCCGCTGCGCCGTCTGCCACTCGGCCGACCCCCGCGACAAGCGGACGCGCCACGCGGCGCTCCTGGTCGACGGCGAGCGGCGGCTGCTGGTCGACACGCCGCCGGAGCTGCGCCTCCAGCTGGTCGCGGCGGGGGTGCGCGACGTGGACGCGGTGTACTACACGCACACCCACGCCGACCACGTGCACGGGGTCGACGACCTGCGCGTGTTCTCGGAGCGCGGCGGGCACGCGCTGGACGTGTGGGCGCACGAGCAGGACGCCGCCGTCCTCGCCTCGCGCTTCGGCTACGTGTTCGACGCGTCGATCCGGCCCATCGAGGGAACGAGCAAGCCCGAGGCGGAGCTGCACTACTACCGCTCGTACGAGCCGCTGGAGATCGCCGGCTTTTCGCTCCTCCCCCTTCCCGTGCCGCACGGCTACGCCAAGGTGCACGGCTTCCGCTGCGGCGACCTGGGCTACATCACCGACGCCAAGCTGCTGCCGCCGCGGACCGAGGAGGCGCTGCGCGGCGTCCGCGTCCTGGTGCTCAACGCGCTCTGGTTCGACACGCCGCACCCCACGCACTTCAGCGTACAGGAGGCGTGCGAGACGGCCGCGCGGCTGGGCGCCGAGCGCACCTACCTCACCCATCTGAGCCACCGCACCAGCGCCGCCGAGCTCGACGAGCGCCTCCCCCCGGGCGTGTTCGCCGCGTACGACGGGCTGGACGTGGAGGTCTGA
- a CDS encoding diacylglycerol kinase family protein, whose translation MDHPLATYDPTALLDPVAAAANAGRNLVVLNPVAGQADTDRVLRLLAGAFAVRRSPFEVVETRGPGDAERFAREAAAQGYRAVIAVGGDGTVGEVITGLVGTGVPLGIIPKGTGNQVAFNLGIPRSVEHAVDVVVNGDTTPMDLGQVAEGRYFAVAAGTGVDAEIVALATRELKDRWGFGAYIYAVLKVASSPPAARYRIVADGQELELDASMVLVANMGMVVTNPQTLRFRLAPGGTHRDGKLDVCIFAPRTATHAAMMLWRLYRQRFGGDDRMIFLQASDVVVESDPIVVTEADGEPLAATPLRARSVPGGIHVLVPR comes from the coding sequence ATGGATCATCCGCTAGCCACGTACGACCCCACCGCGCTGCTCGACCCCGTGGCGGCGGCCGCCAACGCCGGGCGCAACCTGGTCGTGCTCAATCCCGTCGCGGGCCAGGCCGACACCGACCGCGTGCTGCGGCTGCTGGCGGGCGCCTTCGCCGTGCGCCGCAGCCCGTTCGAGGTGGTGGAGACGCGCGGCCCCGGCGACGCCGAGCGCTTCGCGCGCGAGGCCGCCGCCCAAGGGTACCGCGCCGTCATCGCCGTGGGCGGCGACGGCACGGTGGGCGAGGTGATCACCGGGCTCGTGGGCACCGGCGTGCCGCTGGGGATCATCCCCAAGGGCACGGGGAACCAGGTCGCCTTCAACCTGGGCATCCCCCGCTCGGTGGAGCACGCGGTGGACGTCGTCGTCAACGGCGACACCACGCCGATGGACCTGGGGCAGGTGGCCGAGGGGCGCTACTTCGCCGTGGCGGCGGGGACGGGGGTGGACGCGGAGATCGTGGCGCTGGCCACGCGCGAGCTCAAGGACCGCTGGGGGTTCGGCGCCTACATCTACGCGGTGCTGAAGGTGGCGTCGTCGCCGCCGGCGGCGCGCTACCGCATCGTGGCCGACGGGCAGGAGCTGGAGCTCGACGCGTCGATGGTGCTGGTGGCCAACATGGGGATGGTGGTCACCAACCCGCAGACGCTGCGCTTCCGCCTGGCCCCGGGCGGCACGCACCGCGACGGCAAGCTCGACGTATGCATCTTCGCGCCGCGCACGGCCACGCACGCGGCGATGATGCTCTGGCGCCTGTACCGCCAGCGCTTCGGCGGCGACGACCGGATGATCTTCCTGCAGGCCAGCGACGTCGTCGTCGAGAGCGATCCCATCGTGGTCACCGAGGCCGACGGGGAGCCGCTGGCCGCCACCCCGCTGCGGGCGCGCTCCGTCCCCGGCGGCATCCACGTCCTCGTCCCCCGCTGA
- a CDS encoding glucose-6-phosphate isomerase has protein sequence MGGDAIVLDYNNMLAPRLGGGHGIDPARLEAMGERFRAAHADAQERRRSGELGFYALPDEQETVAAIEKFADGLGQTFSTIVVLGIGGSALGTIALRTALLHPFWNELTDEERDFFPRLYVLDNIDPATIAPFLDRLDIRRTLFLVISKSGGTAETMSQYLIIRKRLQVELDDGYVRHLLFVTDPKKGVLRQIADAEGIATLPIPPSVGGRFSVLSAVGLLPAAMVGIDVRALLAGAAEMRDRCDGDELARNPAGVFAALQYLADTEKRANVHVMMPYSDPLKDVADWFRQLWAESLGKQKSRAGQDVFVGPTPAKALGATDQHSQVQEYVEGAFDKTITFLAVRESPVDLEIPNLHPDLGELAYLGGHTLNELLRTERMATEAALTKRGRMNMTIELPRVDARSLGGVFMLLEIATVYAGHFYGIDPMDQPGVELGKELTYGIMGRKGYETFKQEWDGREPKRDEWIIR, from the coding sequence ATGGGCGGCGACGCGATCGTGCTGGACTACAACAACATGCTCGCCCCGCGGCTGGGCGGCGGCCACGGGATCGACCCCGCGCGCCTCGAGGCGATGGGCGAGCGCTTCCGCGCCGCGCACGCCGACGCGCAGGAGCGGCGCCGGTCCGGCGAGCTGGGCTTCTACGCGCTTCCCGACGAGCAGGAGACCGTCGCCGCCATCGAGAAGTTCGCCGACGGGCTGGGGCAGACGTTCAGCACCATCGTGGTGCTGGGGATCGGCGGGAGCGCGCTGGGCACCATCGCCCTGCGCACGGCGCTGCTGCACCCGTTCTGGAACGAGCTCACGGACGAGGAGCGCGACTTCTTCCCGCGCCTGTACGTGCTCGACAACATCGACCCGGCCACCATCGCCCCCTTCCTGGACCGGCTCGACATCCGCCGCACGCTCTTCCTCGTCATCTCCAAGAGCGGCGGCACCGCGGAGACGATGAGCCAGTACCTCATCATCCGCAAACGGCTGCAGGTGGAGCTCGACGACGGCTACGTGCGCCACCTCCTCTTCGTCACCGACCCGAAGAAGGGGGTGCTGCGCCAGATCGCCGACGCGGAGGGGATCGCCACGCTGCCCATCCCCCCCTCTGTCGGCGGGCGCTTCTCCGTCCTCTCCGCCGTGGGCCTCCTCCCCGCGGCGATGGTGGGGATCGACGTCCGCGCGCTGCTGGCCGGCGCGGCGGAGATGCGCGATCGCTGCGACGGGGACGAGCTGGCGCGCAATCCGGCGGGGGTGTTCGCCGCGCTCCAGTACCTGGCGGACACGGAGAAGCGGGCGAACGTGCACGTGATGATGCCGTACTCCGACCCGCTGAAGGACGTGGCCGACTGGTTCCGGCAGCTCTGGGCGGAGTCGCTGGGGAAGCAGAAGAGCCGCGCGGGGCAGGACGTGTTCGTCGGCCCCACGCCGGCGAAGGCGCTCGGCGCGACCGACCAGCACTCGCAGGTGCAGGAGTACGTGGAGGGCGCGTTCGACAAGACCATCACCTTCCTGGCCGTGCGCGAGTCGCCCGTGGACCTGGAGATCCCCAACCTCCATCCCGACCTGGGCGAGCTGGCGTATCTCGGCGGGCACACGCTGAACGAGCTGCTGCGCACCGAGCGGATGGCGACGGAGGCGGCGCTGACGAAGCGGGGACGGATGAACATGACCATCGAGTTGCCGCGGGTGGACGCGCGCTCGCTGGGCGGGGTGTTCATGCTGCTGGAGATCGCCACCGTGTATGCGGGCCACTTCTACGGCATCGACCCGATGGACCAGCCGGGGGTGGAGCTGGGGAAGGAGCTGACCTACGGCATCATGGGCCGGAAGGGATACGAGACGTTCAAACAGGAATGGGACGGGCGGGAGCCCAAGCGCGACGAATGGATCATCCGCTAG